From the genome of Vicia villosa cultivar HV-30 ecotype Madison, WI linkage group LG2, Vvil1.0, whole genome shotgun sequence, one region includes:
- the LOC131651542 gene encoding uncharacterized protein LOC131651542, whose amino-acid sequence MKDIMGGSKASNKIFGGKVIVFGGDFRQILPVIPRGSRSDIVHATINSSYIWDHCKVLKLTKNMRLQQSAKSTSSAELRHFSDWILTVGDGKISEPNDGYAEIDVPKDLLISDFDDPLKAIFENTYPNFAVNYNNVDFLQSRAILAGTIETVDQINQYILEFVPGQEKEYLSSDSVDTTDGDGNESFDVLTPEFLNALQTSGVPNHKIKLKIGTPIMLLRNIDQAEGLCNGTRLIVTKLADHVIEAKIISGKNIGGIVYIARMDITPTQSPWPFRMTRRQFPIMLVTITWNND is encoded by the exons ATGAAGGATATCATGGGTGGATCCAAagcatcaaataaaatatttggaGGTAAGGTAATAGTCTTTGGCGGTGATTTCAGGCAAATTCTTCCAGTTATTCCAAGAGGCAGCCGCTCGGATATAGTTCATGCTACAATAAATTCATCATACATATGGGATCACTGCAAGGTTTTGAAACTCACAAAGAATATGCGACTACAGCAGTCGGCAAAATCCACCAGTTCTGCAGAGTTAAGACATTTCTCAGATTGGATTTTAACTGTTGGAGATGGGAAGATATCAGAACCAAATGATGGTTACGCAGAGATCGACGTTCCTAAAGATCTGTTgatctctgattttgatgatccCCTCAAGGCAATATTTGAAAACACCTATCCAAATTTTGCCGTTAACTACAATAATGTGGATTTTCTACAGTCAAGGGCAATATTAGCTGGAACCATAGAGACTGTTGATCAAATCAATCAGTATATTTTAGAATTTGTTCCCG GTCAAGAGAAAGAGTATTTAAGCTCGGATTCAGTTGATACAACAGACGGTGACGGCAATGAATCTTTTGATGTTTTAACTCCAGAATTTTTGAATGCCTTGCAAACTTCCGGTGTCCCCAATCATAAAATCAAATTGAAGATCGGTACACCAATAATGCTGCTCAGGAATATTGACCAAGCAGAAGGGCTTTGCAATGGAACACGTCTCATTGTTACCAAACTAGCCGATCATGTTATAGAAGCAAAAATTATTTCTGGAAAGAACATTGGTGGTATTGTATACATTGCACGAATGGATATAACTCCGACTCAATCACCATGGCCCTTCCGAATGACCAGAAGACAGTTTCCTATAATG
- the LOC131651543 gene encoding uncharacterized protein LOC131651543 produces MHDDSSESWSSDDSMVMDEDEEDMDNQAVMVNALPSGDFYDIGDPVFECPKCGANMWYLERKTKCRQTLSPKFTMCCGDGKVQIPLLREPPPVLQKLLFDQTNPESKLFQQQIRLFNMMFAFTSPGAKMDNRFNNGRGPPNYRIQGQSCHRIGSMLPLPGQNPRFAQLYIYDTEHEIQHRVNGFKTKEGIDLDIVKKLSSMLYQHNVHAQSFKMARDILSEGNVSDLKLRLISERRTDGRIYNQPTVSEVAALIVGDVDTAEKRDIIMHKQSGQLQRIDEYHTSYLGFQYPLLFPCGEDGYRPNIRHRNQDSNNRRNSESITGVADNEDVPWEQETKRNRLTIREWFAFRIQARKNEAQTVLRSRRLFQQFLVDGYTMMESERLRWLRKNQSKLRVGKYNYLADIRTNGHTDGANTGKRVVLPSSYVGSRRYMDQLYFDGMGICSYVGFPDLFITFTCNPNWPELKRVLASNNLTPADRPDLITRIFKMKFDELLSDLTKKGCMGKVLAYMYTIEFQKRGLPHAHILIFLHPSSKYLTPVDIDRIISAEIPNKDTDEDLYNLVKSHMIHGPCGNANRSLQCMKDGKCSKYFPKDFRAETVVDQDGYPVYRRRDNDHTVIRNGIEVDNRFVVPYNAKLLMKFRTHINMEWCNQSTSIKYLFKYINKGYDRITAAIVMNENGCPIERQDIDEIKQYIDCRYVSPSEASWRIYGFPIHGRKPAVERLHFHCEGQHSVYYTDISNVSNVLEKPSVTESMFTAWFEANQKYTEAQQLTYSNFVSKFVYVKKKREWKPRQKGYTIGRLIWVPPTTGELYFLRMMLTHVKGPRNYSELKIVNNVKYDTFRDACFAMGFIGDDREFIAAISEAFQWGSGHYLRLLFVHMLLSSSINRPRHVWSKTRHLLSDGILYSQQTIANNRGLRLSEQEIYNLTLIEIEKLLQRNRKSLSDFPGMPKPQGYVPEEFGNKLIYEERNYNPDEQLQEFNMLYQNLTGFFTVYLKFVINVKPN; encoded by the exons ATGCATGATGATTCGTCAGAGA GTTGGAGTTCAGATGACAGCATGGTTATGGACGAAGATGAAGAAGATATGGACAATCAAGCTGTAATGGTCAATGCACTACCATCAG GAGATTTTTACGACATAGGTGATCCAGTGTTTGAATGTCCAAAATGTGGTGCAAACATGTGGTATTTAGAAAGGAAGACCAAGTGTCGGCAAACATTAAGTCCTAAGTTCACAATGTGTTGCGGTGATGGTAAAGTTCAAATTCCTTTATTGAGAGAACCTCCACCGGTGTTACAGAAACTGCTGTTTGACCAAACAAACCCTGAATCAAAACTATTTCAACAACAAATACGTCTTTTCAACATGATGTTTGCATTTACGTCTCCGGGTGCTAAAATGGACAACCGTTTTAATAATGGTAGAGGTCCTCCGAATTACCGAATTCAAGGACAATCATGTCATCGTATAGGTAGCATGTTACCATTGCCAGGACAAAATCCCCGATTTGCACAACTCTATATATATGATACTGAACATGAAATACAACATAGAGTAAACGGATTCAA GACAAAAGAAGGAATAGATCTTGACATAGTGAAAAAACTCTCTTCTATGTTATATCAACACAATGTTCATGCCCAGAGTTTTAAGATGGCAAGGGATATACTTTCCGAAGGCAATGTTTCTGACCTAAAGCTCCGTCTTATTTCCGAGCGACGCACCGATGGGAGAATTTATAATCAACCAACTGTTTCTGAAGTTGCTGCTCTAATTGTTGGTGATGTTGACACTGCTGAGAAAAGGGACATAATAATGCACAAACAGAGTGGACAACTTCAAAGAATAGATGAATATCATACATCATATTTGGGATTTCAATATCCATTGCTTTTCCCTTGTGGCGAAGATGGTTACAGGCCGAACATTAGACACCGTAATCAAGATTCCAACAATAGACGTAACTCAGAATCAATAACTGGAGTAGCCGACAATGAGGATGTTCCGTGGGAGCAAGAAACTAAAAGAAATAGGCTCACAATTAGAGAGTGGTTTGCATTTCGTATTCAAGCCAGAAAGAATGAGGCCCAAACAGTTCTCAGATCAAGAAGGTTATTTCAACAGTTCTTGGTTGATGGTTATACAATGATGGAATCTGAGAGACTTCGATGGTTAAGAAAAAATCAATCTAAACTTAGAGTTGGAAAGTATAACTATCTAGCAGATATCAGAACCAATGGACATACCGATGGTGCAAACACAGGGAAAAGAGTTGTCCTTCCATCGTCCTATGTTGGTAGTCGCagatacatggatcaactttactTTGATGGAATGGGAATATGTAGTTATGTTGGATTTCCCGATCTATTCATAACGTTTACGTGTAATCCAAACTGGCCGGAATTGAAACGTGTACTTGCTTCTAATAATTTGACACCAGCAGATCGGCCGGACCTCATAACGAGAATATTTAAGATGAAATTCGATGAGTTACTGTCAGATTTGACTAAAAAAGGTTGTATGGGGAAAGTTCTTGCGT ATATGTACACAATTGAGTTTCAGAAGAGAGGCCTTCCCCACGCTCATATTTTGATATTTCTACATCCATCCAGCAAATATCTAACACCTGTTGATATTGACCGTATTATATCTGCCGAAATTCCGAACAAGGACACCGACGAAGACTTATATAATTTGGTAAAAAGTCACATGATACACGGACCTTGCGGAAACGCAAACCGGTCTTTGCAATGTATGAAGGATGGTAAATGTTCCAAATACTTTCCTAAAGACTTTCGGGCTGAGACAGTTGTCGATCAAGATGGTTATCCGGTTTACAGAAGAAGGGACAACGATCACACTGTCATTAGGAATGGTATAGAGGTTGACAATAGATTTGTTGTTCCTTACAATGCAAAATTGTTGATGAAGTTCAGAACTCATATTAATATGGAATGGTGCAATCAAAGCACAtccataaaatatttgtttaaatacaTCAACAAAGGCTATGATCGAATAACAGCTGCaattgttatgaatgaaaatggaTGTCCTATTGAGCGTCAAGATATTGATGAAATCAAGCAGTATATTGACTGCAGGTATGTTTCTCCAAGCGAAGCATCCTGGAGGATTTATGGTTTCCCCATTCATGGAAGGAAACCAGCTGTCGAAAGATTACACTTCCATTGCGAAGGTCAACATTCAGTCTACTATACTGACATCAGCAATGTTTCCAATGTCCTTGAGAAACCAAGTGTAACTGAATCGATGTTTACGGCATGGTTTGAAGCTAATCAGAAATACACCGAAGCTCAACAGTTAACTTATAGcaattttgtttcaaagtttGTATATGTCAAAAAGAAAAGAGAGTGGAAGCCCAGGCAGAAGGGTTACACAATTGGCAGGTTAATTTGGGTTCCTCCAACTACAGGAGAATTGTACTTTCTCAGAATGATGCTTACACATGTGAAGGGCCCTCGAAATTATTCAGAACTGAAAATAGTTAACAACGTCAAATACGATACTTTCCGTGATGCATGTTTTGCAATGGGCTTTATTGGGGATGATCGTGAATTTATAGCTGCTATTTCAGAGGCATTTCAGTGGGGTTCTGGCCACTATTTAAGATTGCTTTTTGTCCACATGTTGCTGTCAAGTAGCATTAACAGACCAAGGCATGTATGGAGCAAAACAAGGCATCTTCTATCTGATGGAATTCTTTACTCTCAACAGACTATTGCCAACAACAGAG GTTTGAGGTTATCAGAACAAGAAATATACAATCTGACATTGATTGAGATAGAAAAGCTACTACAACGTAACCGTAAGAGCCTGAGCGACTTTCCTGGGATGCCAAAACCACAAGGATATGTCCCCGAAGAATTTGGCAACAAGCTTATTTACGAAGAGCGGAACTACAATCCAGATGAACAACTTCAAGAATTTAACATGCTGTATCAGAATCTCACAGGTTTCTTCACTGTCTATTTGAAATTTGTTATAAATGTAAAACCAAATTAA